The following coding sequences are from one Streptococcus sp. NPS 308 window:
- a CDS encoding aminodeoxychorismate/anthranilate synthase component II, with translation MILLIDNYDSFTYNLAQYIGNFAEVQVLRNDDPKLYEEAEKANGLVFSPGPGWPVDAGKMEGMIRDFAGRKPILGICLGHQAIAEVFGGKLGLAPKVMHGKQSHISFEAPSVLYQGIEDGRPVMRYHSILIEEMPEDFEVTARSTDDQAIMGIQHKNLPIYGFQYHPESIGTPDGLSSIRNFIEKIVK, from the coding sequence ATGATTTTATTGATTGATAACTATGATTCCTTTACCTATAACTTGGCCCAATACATCGGGAATTTTGCAGAAGTGCAGGTTTTGAGAAATGATGATCCCAAGCTGTATGAAGAAGCTGAAAAAGCAAATGGTCTGGTCTTTTCTCCCGGTCCTGGTTGGCCAGTGGATGCTGGAAAGATGGAAGGCATGATTCGAGACTTTGCAGGTAGGAAGCCGATTCTAGGGATTTGTTTGGGGCATCAAGCCATTGCAGAAGTCTTTGGTGGTAAGCTAGGTTTGGCTCCCAAAGTCATGCATGGGAAACAAAGCCATATCAGCTTTGAAGCGCCTTCTGTTCTCTATCAAGGTATTGAGGATGGTCGTCCAGTCATGCGTTACCACAGTATTTTGATTGAAGAAATGCCTGAAGACTTTGAAGTGACAGCTCGTTCGACTGATGACCAAGCCATCATGGGGATTCAACATAAAAACCTACCGATTTATGGTTTCCAGTACCATCCAGAGAGCATTGGAACGCCAGATGGATTGTCTTCTATTCGGAATTTTATCGAGAAGATTGTAAAGTGA
- the trpC gene encoding indole-3-glycerol phosphate synthase TrpC, whose protein sequence is MSQEFLARILEQKAHEVEQMELEEVQPLRQTYRLAEFLKNHRDRLQVIAEVKKASPSLGDINLDVDIVQQAQTYEANGAVMISVLTDEVFFKGHLDYLREISSQVNIPTLNKDFIIDEKQIIRARNAGATVILLIVAALSEERLKGLYDYATELGLEVLVETHNIAELEVAHRLGAEIIGVNNRNLTTFEVDLQTSVDLAQHFKEDRYYISESAIFTRQDAERVAPYFNGILVGTALMQAEDVAQRIKELQIDKG, encoded by the coding sequence ATGAGTCAGGAATTTTTAGCACGAATTTTAGAGCAGAAGGCGCATGAAGTCGAGCAGATGGAGCTGGAGGAAGTCCAGCCCTTGCGCCAGACCTATCGCTTAGCAGAATTTTTGAAGAATCACCGTGACCGTTTGCAGGTAATCGCTGAAGTCAAGAAAGCTAGCCCTAGTCTGGGAGATATCAATCTCGATGTGGATATTGTGCAACAGGCCCAGACTTATGAAGCAAACGGCGCAGTGATGATTTCGGTTTTGACAGATGAAGTTTTCTTTAAAGGGCATTTGGATTATCTACGAGAGATCTCCAGTCAGGTAAACATTCCAACGCTCAACAAGGACTTTATCATCGATGAAAAGCAAATCATCCGTGCTCGCAATGCCGGCGCGACAGTTATCTTGCTTATTGTCGCTGCCTTGTCAGAAGAACGTCTCAAGGGACTTTACGACTACGCGACAGAGCTTGGTCTGGAAGTCTTGGTGGAAACCCACAATATAGCTGAACTGGAAGTGGCCCACAGACTTGGTGCTGAGATTATTGGGGTCAATAACCGCAACTTGACCACCTTTGAAGTCGACTTGCAGACTAGTGTAGACTTGGCCCAACACTTTAAGGAAGATCGTTATTACATTTCTGAATCTGCTATTTTCACAAGGCAGGATGCGGAACGAGTAGCACCATACTTTAACGGAATTTTAGTTGGGACAGCTCTCATGCAGGCGGAAGATGTGGCCCAGAGAATCAAGGAGTTACAGATTGACAAAGGTTAA
- the trpD gene encoding anthranilate phosphoribosyltransferase yields MKEIIEKLAKFENLSGVEMTDVIERIVTGRVTEAQIASLLLALKMKGETPEERTAIAQVMRGHAQHIPTEIHDAMDNCGTGGDKSFSFNISTTAAFVLAGGGVHMAKHGNRSISSKSGSADVLQALGINLDLKPAELGKVFDKTGIVFLFAKNMHPAMKYIMPARLELGIPTIMNFTGPLIHPMALETQLLGISRPELLESTAQVLKNMGRKRAIVVAGPEGLDEAGLNGTTKIALLENGEITLSSFTPEDLGMEGYAIEDIRGGNAQENAEILLSVLQNEPSPFLETTVLNAGLGFYANGKVASIKEGVALARQVIASGKALEKLRLLQEYQK; encoded by the coding sequence ATGAAAGAGATTATTGAAAAACTAGCAAAATTTGAAAATTTATCAGGTGTGGAAATGACGGATGTCATTGAGCGTATCGTAACTGGGCGTGTAACTGAAGCACAGATTGCTTCTCTCCTATTGGCCCTTAAGATGAAGGGAGAAACTCCTGAAGAACGCACAGCCATTGCCCAAGTCATGAGAGGGCATGCCCAACATATTCCAACTGAAATTCATGACGCCATGGACAACTGTGGTACAGGAGGCGACAAGTCTTTCAGCTTTAACATCTCCACAACTGCAGCCTTTGTCTTGGCTGGTGGTGGTGTTCACATGGCAAAACACGGTAACCGTTCGATTTCTTCTAAATCGGGTTCGGCAGATGTCCTTCAAGCCTTGGGCATCAACCTAGACCTCAAACCAGCTGAACTAGGTAAGGTATTTGATAAAACTGGAATCGTCTTTCTCTTTGCTAAAAATATGCACCCAGCTATGAAATACATCATGCCAGCTCGTTTGGAGTTGGGAATTCCAACGATTATGAACTTTACTGGTCCCCTGATTCATCCAATGGCCTTGGAAACACAGTTGCTAGGCATTAGTCGTCCAGAGCTGCTAGAAAGTACAGCTCAGGTATTGAAAAATATGGGTCGCAAACGTGCCATCGTGGTTGCTGGACCAGAAGGGCTTGATGAAGCTGGCTTGAATGGAACAACCAAGATTGCTCTTCTTGAAAATGGCGAAATCACCTTGTCAAGCTTCACTCCAGAGGATTTGGGAATGGAAGGCTACGCTATCGAAGACATTCGAGGAGGAAATGCTCAGGAAAATGCAGAGATTTTGCTTAGCGTTCTTCAAAACGAACCAAGTCCATTTTTGGAAACGACAGTCTTGAATGCTGGTCTTGGTTTCTATGCTAATGGTAAGGTAGCTAGTATCAAGGAAGGAGTTGCCTTGGCTCGTCAAGTGATTGCTAGTGGCAAGGCCCTTGAAAAACTCAGACTGTTACAGGAGTACCAAAAATGA
- the trpB gene encoding tryptophan synthase subunit beta, which yields MTTKGYFGQFGGSFVPEPIQTLLDELEVTFDKYKDDPEFLAEFHHYLKDYSGRETPLYFAESLTDHLGGAKIYLKREDLNHLGSHKLNNVLGQILLAKRMGKKRVIAETGAGQHGVATAAAAAKFGMACDVYMGAEDVERQRLNVFRMEMMGATVHAVETGTRTLKDAVDAAFGAWMNDLEAFYVLGSAVGPHPYPTIVHEFQKVISEESRRQILEKEGRLPDYVIACVGGGSNAIGAFSQYVTDEEVKLVGVEAAGHGLDTDKHAATMTKGSVGIVDGMKTYAVFKEDGELAPVYSISAGLDYPGVGPEHAYFKDSGRVEYVAATDEEAVQALLLLSKTEGIIPAIESSHAIAEAVKRAPKLSKDEIIIINVSGRGDKDVAAIADYLEAKK from the coding sequence ATGACAACTAAAGGTTATTTTGGACAATTTGGTGGTAGTTTTGTACCGGAGCCGATTCAGACTCTGTTGGATGAGTTGGAAGTGACATTTGACAAATACAAGGATGATCCAGAATTTTTGGCAGAATTTCACCATTACTTGAAGGATTATTCTGGTCGCGAAACACCGCTTTATTTTGCGGAAAGTTTGACAGACCACCTAGGTGGAGCTAAGATTTATCTCAAGCGCGAAGACCTTAATCACCTTGGTTCTCACAAGCTCAACAATGTTTTAGGACAAATTCTTCTTGCCAAACGTATGGGCAAAAAAAGAGTGATTGCAGAAACAGGAGCTGGTCAGCACGGTGTTGCGACAGCAGCTGCTGCAGCCAAGTTTGGTATGGCCTGTGATGTCTACATGGGGGCAGAAGATGTGGAGCGTCAACGTCTCAATGTTTTCCGTATGGAGATGATGGGAGCGACCGTTCACGCAGTTGAAACGGGGACACGAACTCTCAAGGATGCGGTCGATGCAGCCTTTGGAGCATGGATGAATGACCTTGAAGCCTTCTACGTTTTGGGATCTGCTGTAGGCCCTCATCCTTATCCTACCATTGTTCATGAATTCCAAAAGGTCATCAGTGAAGAATCTCGCCGTCAAATCTTGGAAAAAGAAGGCCGTTTACCAGACTACGTCATTGCTTGTGTGGGTGGTGGTTCGAATGCCATTGGAGCTTTTTCACAGTATGTGACTGATGAAGAAGTCAAATTGGTAGGAGTAGAAGCTGCCGGTCACGGACTGGATACAGACAAGCATGCAGCCACTATGACAAAGGGTAGTGTCGGAATTGTCGATGGTATGAAGACCTATGCAGTCTTTAAGGAAGATGGAGAGCTGGCTCCAGTTTACTCTATCTCAGCTGGTTTGGACTATCCAGGGGTTGGCCCAGAACACGCCTACTTTAAAGATTCAGGCCGCGTAGAATACGTAGCAGCGACAGATGAAGAAGCTGTTCAAGCCTTGCTCCTTCTCAGCAAGACAGAAGGGATTATCCCAGCGATCGAAAGTTCGCACGCTATCGCAGAAGCGGTTAAACGTGCACCGAAACTAAGTAAGGATGAGATTATCATCATCAATGTCTCTGGTCGTGGAGACAAGGACGTAGCTGCGATTGCAGACTACCTGGAAGCTAAAAAATAA
- the trpE gene encoding anthranilate synthase component I, with the protein MERIIHGDVLSPILAYMRLKGQHKVILESIPRDKETARFSILAYNPVFEIKFENGVLSQNGQVIDRDPLDYLYEVTHKSQHHSDLPFGGGAIGFVGYDMISLYEEIGQIPEDTIGTPDMHFFVYESYMVFDHKKEKIHVIEDALYSERSQEDLEKALKQVLEELRIPAPNEFEDLDLSPLNFKPHIAPQKFEEMVETTRDLIRNGDMFQCVLSQRFSAEVTGNPFDFYRNLRVTNPSNYLYFYDFGDYQIIGASPESLVSVKNGIVTTNPIAGTRPRGATDEEDKALATDLLSDEKETAEHRMLVDLGRNDIGRISETASVQVTKYMEVELFRYVMHLTSVVKGRLLPDLTAMDALKATLPAGTVSGAPKIRAMRRIYELETEKRGVYAGAIGYLSATGDMDLAIAIRTMILKNQTAYVQAGAGIVYDSIAQNEYQETINKAKSMTRIGELRP; encoded by the coding sequence ATGGAACGAATCATTCATGGAGATGTCTTATCACCAATCTTGGCTTATATGCGCCTAAAGGGACAACACAAGGTTATCTTAGAAAGTATTCCGAGAGACAAGGAAACCGCTCGTTTTTCTATCCTAGCCTATAATCCGGTTTTTGAGATTAAGTTTGAAAATGGAGTCCTTTCTCAAAATGGCCAAGTGATTGATCGGGATCCCTTGGATTACCTTTATGAAGTAACTCATAAGAGCCAGCATCATTCAGACCTACCTTTTGGTGGGGGAGCTATTGGCTTTGTCGGTTACGATATGATTTCGCTCTATGAAGAAATTGGTCAAATCCCTGAGGATACAATTGGAACGCCAGATATGCATTTCTTTGTCTATGAGAGCTACATGGTTTTTGACCACAAGAAGGAAAAAATCCATGTCATCGAAGATGCTCTTTACAGCGAGCGCAGTCAAGAAGACTTGGAAAAAGCCTTGAAGCAAGTGCTTGAGGAATTACGCATTCCTGCTCCAAATGAATTTGAAGATTTGGATCTATCTCCGCTGAACTTCAAACCCCATATCGCTCCTCAGAAGTTTGAGGAAATGGTCGAAACAACTCGCGACTTGATTCGTAATGGAGACATGTTCCAATGCGTGCTCAGTCAACGCTTCTCAGCAGAAGTTACTGGAAATCCATTTGACTTCTACAGAAATCTCCGCGTGACCAATCCTTCTAATTACCTCTATTTCTATGATTTTGGGGATTATCAAATCATCGGTGCCAGTCCTGAAAGTTTGGTTTCTGTCAAAAATGGCATCGTGACAACCAATCCGATTGCAGGTACGCGACCAAGAGGAGCTACGGATGAAGAGGACAAGGCCTTGGCGACAGACCTCCTGTCTGATGAGAAGGAAACAGCAGAACATCGGATGTTGGTAGACTTGGGACGTAATGATATTGGTCGTATCTCTGAAACGGCAAGTGTCCAAGTCACCAAGTATATGGAAGTGGAGCTTTTCCGCTATGTCATGCATTTGACCAGCGTGGTCAAGGGACGTTTGCTTCCAGACCTCACTGCCATGGATGCCTTGAAAGCTACACTTCCAGCTGGAACAGTTTCAGGAGCACCAAAGATTCGGGCCATGAGACGCATCTATGAACTGGAGACGGAAAAACGAGGCGTATACGCAGGAGCAATCGGCTACTTGTCTGCGACGGGTGATATGGATTTGGCCATCGCCATCCGAACAATGATTCTCAAAAATCAAACAGCCTATGTGCAGGCTGGGGCAGGGATTGTCTATGACTCTATCGCCCAAAACGAATACCAAGAAACCATTAATAAGGCTAAATCTATGACTAGAATTGGAGAACTAAGACCATGA